One Gossypium hirsutum isolate 1008001.06 chromosome A11, Gossypium_hirsutum_v2.1, whole genome shotgun sequence genomic window carries:
- the LOC107891273 gene encoding cationic amino acid transporter 2, vacuolar translates to MGVLVDSQKEGFGSSWGGLKSLVRRKQVDSAHSKRSGHHQLAKELTVPHLIAIGVGSTIGAGVYILVGTVAREHSGPALAISFLIAGIAAALSAFCYAELASRCPSAGSAYHYSYICVGEGVAWLIGWALILEYTIGGAAVARGISPNLALLFGGEDSLPIFLSRQYIPGLDVVVDPCAAILVFIVTGLLCVGIKESTFAQGIVTTANVCAMIFVIVAGGYLGYNTGWAGYKLPTGYFPFGVDGMLAGSATVFFAYIGFDSVASTAEEVKNPQRDLPLGIATALSICCGLYMLVSIVIVGLVPYYAMDPDTPISSAFASHGMQWAAYIITIGAVTALCSTLMGSLLPQPRILLAMARDGLLPSFFSDVNKSSQVPIKSTLATGLVAATLSFFMDVSQLAGMVSVGTLLAFTMVAISVLILRYVPPDEVPFPSSLQESIGSVTLRYSERISGKNPETSTFVDSSQPLLGNKNVVVDCPIIEKQEAQAYWTLTEQNRRKIAGWTIMLLCVGAFGLTFAASNVWIPSLIRLTCCGVGGVLLLSGLIVLTCIDQDDARHNFGHTGGFICPFVPLLPIVCILINVYLLINLGAATWARVSVWLLIGVVVYVFYGRSHSSLLDAVYVPAAHADEIYRSSGDSLA, encoded by the exons ATGGGTGTTTTGGTTGATTCCCAAAAGGAAGGGTTTGGATCTTCATGGGGTGGTTTAAAGAGTTTGGTAAGAAGAAAACAAGTAGATTCCGCTCATTCCAAGCGTTCTGGTCATCATCAGTTGGCTAAAGAGTTGACAGTTCCACATCTCATAGCAATTG GTGTGGGATCAACAATTGGAGCTGGAGTTTATATTCTTGTTGGAACAGTTGCGAGAGAGCATTCAGGGCCAGCTCTTGCCATTTCCTTTCTAATAGCTGGAATTGCTGCTGCACTCTCTGCTTTTTGCTATGCCGAGCTTGCTAGTCGTTGCCCGTCTGCTGGCAGTGCCTATCATTATTCATACATTTGTGTTGGTGAAGG TGTTGCCTGGTTGATTGGTTGGGCTCTGATACTGGAGTATACAATTGGTGGTGCAGCTGTTGCTCGTGGCATTTCACCTAATCTG GCTTTGCTTTTTGGGGGTGAAGATAGCCTACCTATTTTTCTATCTCGTCAATATATTCCCGGGCTTGATGTTGTGGTAGATCCATGTGCCGCAATTTTAGTTTTCATTGTGACAGGGCTCTTGTGTGTGGGAATCAAGGAG AGTACATTTGCACAAGGAATCGTCACCACTGCAAATGTATGTGCCATGATCTTTGTTATAGTGGCAGGAGGTTATCTGGGTTACAACACTGGATGGGCTGGATACAAACTTCCTACTGG GTATTTTCCCTTTGGGGTGGATGGAATGCTTGCTGGGTCTGCGACAGTCTTCTTTGCATATATTGGATTTGATTCGGTTGCCAGTACTGCCGAGGAG GTGAAGAATCCCCAACGGGATTTGCCTTTGGGTATTGCAACAGCCCTCTCCATTTGTTGTGGATTGTACATGCTGGTCTCTATCGTGATTGTTGGTCTGGTCCCCTATTATGCAATGGATCCTGACACTCCCATCTCATCTGCTTTTGCTAGCCATGGGATGCAATGGGCAGC TTACATAATAACCATTGGAGCGGTTACTGCTCTTTGTTCAACATTAATGGGCTCACTTCTCCCTCAG CCTCGAATTCTTTTGGCAATGGCTAGAGATGGTTTGCTGCCATCCTTCTTTTCAGATGTTAATAAAAGCAGCCAAGTTCCTATCAAGAGCACATTGGCAACTGGTCTAGTTGCTGCTACCTTGTCATTCTTCATGGATGTTTCACAGTTGGCAGGGATG GTCAGCGTGGGTACGCTTCTTGCATTTACTATGGTAGCTATTTCCGTGCTGATACTTCGATATGTCCCACCTGATGAGGTGCCATTTCCATCATCACTTCAGGAGTCTATTGGTTCTGTCACATTAAGATATTCTGAGAGGATTAGTGGGAAAAACCCTGAGACAAGTACCTTTGTAGACAGTTCTCAGCCTTTGCTTGGCAATAAAAATGTAGTAGTTGATTGCCCCATTATTGAAAAACAAGAAGCTCAGGCTTATT GGACCCTCACTGAACAGAACAGGCGAAAAATTGCTGGTTGGACCATAATGTTATTATGTGTAGGGGCATTTGGCCTTACCTTTGCAGCTTCAAATGTGTGGATTCCGAG TCTTATTCGGTTAACATGTTGCGGAGTTGGTGGTGTTCTTCTTCTGTCTGGTTTGATTGTGCTCACCTGTATAGATCAAGATGATGCAAGGCATAATTTCGGCCATACCGGAG GTTTCATATGCCCTTTTGTTCCACTTCTACCAATTGTCTGCATTCTCATCAATGTCTACCTGCTCATCAATTTGGG GGCTGCAACATGGGCTAGGGTATCGGTGTGGCTTTTGATAGGGGTGGTTGTATATGTGTTCTATGGTCGATCCCACAGCTCTCTGCTGGATGCAGTCTATGTGCCTGCAGCTCATGCGGATGAAATTTATCGATCCTCGGGTGACTCGTTGGCTTAA